The genomic interval cacgcatgcacacactcacacacatgtagacacccccctactcacccacccactcaccacacacccacacacttatTTATGATGCACATCGAGCATATTAGCCAGCTCAAAAAGAAGAGCAGAGAAGTCTATTCGGAAGGAAGTGTGCAGAAACCACTAAGCATGAAGCAGCAGCTCGACTATATTTACgtgctccagagagagagaggtgtcatATTCATCTCTtcacctcactctctttctgatGTCTTTTCAACACTACATTGTGGGCTGTACATTGTGAAATGTAATGGCTTTGTTAGAGAAATTATACTTGCATATAGATTTCACCAGCAAAATGAACTGCCaattaatatattaaaaacaGCAGGTTCCTGAACTGAACTTGACATCACATCAGCATGGTAGTAATGAATGATACATCACTTTGGGTCAGTATGTTTATTCAAAAGGCAACAATTCAGATGTTGATAATGATGAAGATAAGAAAATAGAGACAATCACATTGATAGTGGGAAAGCACTAGCTTAAACGCTTTCTGCCAggaataaaataaatgtgttcAAACTTCAAACTGTACTGTAGAACAGTGTATACAGTAACTGTGCTTGTTCACTCTAGTCTAAGGCCTGTTTTGTGTGGGATTGGCCTAGTCTAGCttgaatatataaatatataaactaataagtaaataaatattttcatcAAGAAAGAAACACTTTGACGTTTTCCCGTAGGAGTAGGTTTATGTATTAAGCAGACAGATTGTGGATGCTCtagaaaggctgtgtgtgtgtgtgtgtgtgtgtgtgtgtgtggtgagtgtgagtgtgagtgtgtgtgtgtgtgtgtgtgtgtgtgtgtgtgtgtgtgtgagtgtgtgctgggGTGAAAGAAGCCTGTGCTTTGGCTTGTAGCAACAAACACTCTGGGCTTGTGGCCACTAAACACTCTTACCATGGATACAAATGGGATTCACTAGGGGAGAACCTTGGAAAAATAAGTGGAGGGCAGATGAAAGATTCCAAGGGAGAGAGAACTCGTTGGAAAACCAAAAGTGGAGGGGGCAAGAGTGAAAGCCTGCGCAAACGGTTTTCGCGCATACGCTGCTTCTTAGAGAAATGCCTTCATTCCTTTGATTTTCTTCGACATAGACTCCAGTTTTGTCATACAAGTTTGCGCGTTTTGGTTTACACTGTATCTACACATTTGAACGCCTGACTCCTTGGTTTTGGACGGTTTCTTGCGGTGAGGAAAGAAGGGAAGTTTAGGGGAGCCAAAGAGTGCtcagggaaggagggaagatgAGAGGCACACAGAGAGTAGCCCAGCAGGTGAAGGGCAGTTAGTAGCCCAGCAGGTGAAGGGCAGTTAGTAGCCCAGCAGGTGAAGGGCGGTTAGTAACCCAGCAGGTGAAGGGCGGTTAGTAACCCAGCAGGTGAAGGGCAGTTAGTAGCCCAGCAGGTGAAGGGCGGTTAGTAGCCCAGCAGGTGAAGGGCAGTTAGTAGCCCAGCAGGTGAAGGGCAGTTAGTAGCCCAGCAGGTGAAGGGCGGTCAAAGACACAGAAGACAGTTAATAAGAAGGAGAATGAAAGTGTGAAAAAGAGGATGGAGCCCTTTGTCACTGTCATCCATGACCATGTAACTCACCACAGTAAGCTACACTGACcacaacacacagcagccaACGGAAAGCCATAAACACTCTAACTAcagcatggctgtgtgtgtgtacatgtgtgtgcatgtgtgtatatatatgtgtgtgtgtgtgtgtgtgtgtgtatctctctctctgtctctgtgtgtgtgtgtgtgtgtctcagcacAGGTCAGCCTGGGCAGCACACCCTCACAGTTCTGCTAAACACATCATTACACACAGTTTACACTGAGTACCAAACAGCTTAAAAAATGTCATAAGGAGTAAGCAGTTGCCATAGTGATACCCAAAGCTCCGTGGTAAACACAGGGCAGGAAGTCTAGGACTTCACCTCAGCCATGCCActtttcacaacagcacacCAGGAACGCAAAACCAAATAATCCGATCTGTTTGAGTGAAATGTTCATGCCCTTCTGACTCTGGTGTTTAGAGACTGTCTGCCTCTGAGGTGGAAGACCCAGTTCCCCTCTACTATTGTAGTCATTTCACCTCACAAGAGGAAGTTGTTGTCACTAAGGTGCAACAGAAAAGTTACGTTAGTTTGAGGTTTCCAACATGTGCTTGAACCCAATGGTTTCTAAAGAtgcctcaaacacaaacacagaccatGCCTGAGATGGAGTTGAGTATGCCTTGTGCTATTTTTAAATCCTGCCAGTGGGTCTTTGGGATCCAAAGATGGCCACCATGTCTCTGtgaaaagaaacaaacacaagcTGCCAGGCCACTAATCCTCCGgagtaatattttaaatatttaataatactCATACCCATAACAGTCGCACTGAACCTCGTCCAGTGCTTCTTCCAAACAACTACTGAATGAACTGCCAGAGGCACTGTTCTCGGCACGCTTATTCATTTCACTGGGCAACACACATGTATGTCTACACAAACACCCTACCACATGTATGCATCCAAAAtagacatgcgcacacatacacacagtcacacacacacacacacacacacacacacacactcaatctctgtctctctctaggCCATTTTCATAAACCTGACTTGAGGCGAAAGTCCTGCTCATTATATAATGATGAGGAAATACCATGACACAGAGGAGCAGTCTGTGAGCGAGATGCCCAGATAACGAGAGCGGCAGACGAGggcctgtgtgtgagacaggCCAGTGAGAGATGGACGCAGAGGGGGAGCGCTCGTACCTGCACTACCGGGTGTCCCCCTGTAGGGGCTTTGACGGCCCCGCGGCTGCCCTCTGTCTCGTAATGGGCGCGGTGGTGTGGCTTGGGCTGGACCTCGATGTACAGCTCATACTGGTCAGTGCGACTGGGCAGGGGCCACtccagaggaggcagagaggccACAGGGATGCTGGGAGATATGACAACATTATACacatgtaatacacacacacacacacacacagacacacacacacacacacacacagacacacacacacacacacacagacacacacacatacacagacacacacacactcacacagacacacacacacacacacacacacacagacacacacacacacacacacagacacacacacacacacacacacacacacacacacacacacacacacacagcgctgctGTGGCTAAGGGCTACTCCCTCACTTTCGTTCCCCTTTTTAATCTCATATGCTCGTGTACAATGGTAACCTTGGTAGGTTTTTAATCTCATATGCTCGTGTACAATGGTAACCTTGGTAGGTTTTGTAATCACCTGCAAATGCCTGGGATTGCTGGGAGCTGTTTGGTCCAGATGGCAGGCGGGATGACATAGAAGGACTCAGGCTTGGTTTTGACATCCTGTTGGCATGGCAACACGTAGCTCTCAGTGGGGGCTTCAGGGTAGACCCCGTACCCCTGGCTGCTGTTGGTCGTCCTGATGATCTTGGTGGGCACGGAGCTGGGCTGGGCCACGTTAAAGCCGTTGATGACCTCTGACCCGTAGTGGACGCCCCCACTGACGGccgatgggtggtggtggtggtcatgGGCGGCGTGGGGGGAGGGGCTGCGGGAGCGTGGCCCGGCGACGAGCCCGGGGTTGCGGTACATGTGATAGCGCTTGCCCCTCATGGGAGGTGGAAGCTGAGCCGGGGCGAGGAGGGTGAGCGCGGGCCGCCCGCAGTCCTCCGTCAGGCTGGCGCGCGGGGAGGTGCCCGGGGAGCCGCCGCTGGTCTGGATGCCCTGGAAGCGCGGGCACAGGTCGCCGGCCGTCTGGCCGTTGCTGGGCGACACGCAGGGCGAGGCCCAGGGCGAGTAGCTCTCCGAGTGCCAGCTGGTGGACGAGTTGCTGCTGGCCGGGCTCAGGCAGGCCGGCTCGCGGTAGGCCAGGCTGTCTTGTCCCGGCACGGTCAGCGCCTGCCGCGGGCTGGTGTTGAGCAGCTGACCCTGCAGCGAGTCGCGTGCTTGGATGTAGTGCTCACGGGACGGCGTGATCTCGATGCGCGGACTGAGAGCTGGAGCGCCGGAGGGACGCGCCTGGCCCAGGAAGCCTTTGGCCTCAAAGCTCTCGTAGTCAGGCAAGCCTTCAGGGTTTGGCTCACTATAGGACGGGCTGCAGGACTTGAGGCCAAAGCCAGCGGTGTCCTCCAGGGTGTAGGAGAGGCTGCCAGGGGAGCTAAGCACTTTGTGCGTGGAGAGACCTGGCTCATctgccaaacaaacacacaagaacCAATCATAAATACAGATCTCTTATTCTAAACACAATCTAAAGTATAAGAACAGTGATGTAGACTAACTGCTTTCACCAGTTGTCACGGAAACAACAACAGTAGATCTTGTGGGTTTCAGCATGGAATAAATATTGTCTGTTTGGATACAATCTACTGATGCCACTACATGAGCCATTCAAAGGTGCAAAAAGTCTCTGAGTTCATAGTCATGGAAAATCAAGTGGGTCTTTTCTAGGTGAAGGGCTGTAGCTGTAAgaaattattcattcattcatacaaaaaTAACTTCTACAACTCCACGTAAAATGAAGTGCAAAAGCAGACAATGTAATGATAGCATTATTCTCTCCAAACACATTTGTTCCAGTTCATAATGACTTTAATGAGCGATATATcgatacaaaataaaaataaaagcatTTGAAGGCAGGTTAGATGTTTGAGAATGTGCATCATGATGAACTGTCAAGTAATCAAATCCAACATGCGTTAAGGATAATTCAGGGTATTTAGGTAAATACACCCTCTATACAAGCTGTGTTACTCCTTTGATAATAGGTTAACATTATATTCTAAATAAGCACAACAAACCTCGATTCTCCCCAGGGAAGTCGCTGCTTGGCGGCTCATATTCAAACAGGTAGGCAAACTCCAAGTCATCTTGGCAGTTCACTTGACTGAGCTCTTCAGCCAACTCGAGCGCATGAACTTTGTCGTCGTAAAAAGAGGTCATCTGATTTATTTTATCGTTAACTTTAGGAAAGCGATGACCATTCGAAAAGCTGCCACGAAATAGACACCTCACACGCCTTGTCTACAGCGCAAAGAAAATCAGGCAGAGACGCAACCGGCAAGGCTAAGGGAATTAGGGTAGGGTAGAGGCTAAGCTTCTCGTTAACTTCAAAAACGCTTTTGCTGCATTTGAAGGCTAGTGACAGGCAGACTACAAGTCTTCCTCATTGGCTTCCTGTTTCATCTCAACCACTTGTAGATAAGGCGTGTCTGGACTCATTCAGTAGTGCTGCTAGGATGGCACATGAGCGAAAAGGGGACGGAATACGCCTCCTGTTGATAGGTTAGAGAGTGACAGGTGCAATTACAGCATCCTCTTGTGCTGCTGTAACATGACACACCCCCTCAGGTAATGCAGTATTTTAATATCAGTCAATATGCCACTATCAGTATGAATGATTCGTCCATATAGTAACTTTACAGTGCTATGAAACATATGGCTATGATGATGGTGCGCATCATGAAGTAATGGACAGATAGATAGGTCATTTAGGCCATTGAAGCAATCTGCTCAGCATGTTTGTGGTGTAGTATTCACAGATAATACACTTATTCGACAAAAGTAacagaacacacaaaacatcagATTCTGCTTTGGGTTAGCTTCAACTTTTACGTTATAGCCTAgacatgtagcctaggctacagtgCAGTCGCTTCTAGGAAATTATGCCAGGTGAGCCTTCTGTGTCGAATTACAGGCTTCCACACTGTGCGCACCAGGGCACATCAAATCTATATTAACCTAAAACATGTTATGCCTCTGACCAGACATAACGTTGCACCTACAGTCTCGATTTAATACCAGCAACCACACGACTGCCTTTAGGTCAAGTCAGAAAAAACTTCATTTGACGTTCTCGGTCATCACTTTTTGTCTTGTCAAACTCTTCTTTGATAGCTTAAT from Alosa alosa isolate M-15738 ecotype Scorff River chromosome 4, AALO_Geno_1.1, whole genome shotgun sequence carries:
- the LOC125293979 gene encoding nuclear factor of activated T-cells, cytoplasmic 2-like isoform X1 yields the protein MTSFYDDKVHALELAEELSQVNCQDDLEFAYLFEYEPPSSDFPGENRDEPGLSTHKVLSSPGSLSYTLEDTAGFGLKSCSPSYSEPNPEGLPDYESFEAKGFLGQARPSGAPALSPRIEITPSREHYIQARDSLQGQLLNTSPRQALTVPGQDSLAYREPACLSPASSNSSTSWHSESYSPWASPCVSPSNGQTAGDLCPRFQGIQTSGGSPGTSPRASLTEDCGRPALTLLAPAQLPPPMRGKRYHMYRNPGLVAGPRSRSPSPHAAHDHHHHPSAVSGGVHYGSEVINGFNVAQPSSVPTKIIRTTNSSQGYGVYPEAPTESYVLPCQQDVKTKPESFYVIPPAIWTKQLPAIPGICSIPVASLPPLEWPLPSRTDQYELYIEVQPKPHHRAHYETEGSRGAVKAPTGGHPVVQLRGYRGKEPLGLQIFIGTADERILKPHAFYQVHRITGKTVTTSSYEKIISSTKVLEIPLEPKNNMKAIIDCAGILKLRNADIELRKGETDIGRKNTRVRLVFRVHIPQANGQHVSLQVASHPIECSQRSAHELPMVEKQDLDGCSVLGGQQMILTGQNFSSDSKVIFTEKTPDGQQIWEVEATVDKDKSQTVRAALLSFTSQLIRSLIKFTCKVRGSPKSHHKKM
- the LOC125293979 gene encoding nuclear factor of activated T-cells, cytoplasmic 2-like isoform X2 — translated: MFRETWRLAQYHHMRSMDQDEPGLSTHKVLSSPGSLSYTLEDTAGFGLKSCSPSYSEPNPEGLPDYESFEAKGFLGQARPSGAPALSPRIEITPSREHYIQARDSLQGQLLNTSPRQALTVPGQDSLAYREPACLSPASSNSSTSWHSESYSPWASPCVSPSNGQTAGDLCPRFQGIQTSGGSPGTSPRASLTEDCGRPALTLLAPAQLPPPMRGKRYHMYRNPGLVAGPRSRSPSPHAAHDHHHHPSAVSGGVHYGSEVINGFNVAQPSSVPTKIIRTTNSSQGYGVYPEAPTESYVLPCQQDVKTKPESFYVIPPAIWTKQLPAIPGICSIPVASLPPLEWPLPSRTDQYELYIEVQPKPHHRAHYETEGSRGAVKAPTGGHPVVQLRGYRGKEPLGLQIFIGTADERILKPHAFYQVHRITGKTVTTSSYEKIISSTKVLEIPLEPKNNMKAIIDCAGILKLRNADIELRKGETDIGRKNTRVRLVFRVHIPQANGQHVSLQVASHPIECSQRSAHELPMVEKQDLDGCSVLGGQQMILTGQNFSSDSKVIFTEKTPDGQQIWEVEATVDKDKSQTVRAALLSFTSQLIRSLIKFTCKVRGSPKSHHKKM